The following are from one region of the Rhodopirellula sp. P2 genome:
- a CDS encoding glycosyltransferase, with protein MSASRVMFVARHYWPLCAGRHEAAAATFELTQRLASWGMQVEVVTPRHGNTWPTEITLGDVKVHRVAAAPRGDWSTQRYVRHLGHWLAERMPGLDAIVCDQLREESRAVATAVQSGTPDAAGVRATVGVAMCGGWGEDSDETWCQNTRSGRRVLQSCGGLDAVVTDHAKTDRYLVSHGVPAEKLRRRPVGFHRPVMVTNEQRMNARRSLRGINLDLTTDNDSRVLLWCGPMAGPASSESGVGALVQSARFLAARDQELRIWMLGDGQLRDWVHAELRAEGVRSVVAIPGSFSDMTEIWRSVDAVVLNEDSQLRFTFPASLAAGLPVIVADHPAAREYLQTQFDASILDSLAWYEPAKPSTLRKAFRSVWGDLEMAKQHAFELARDLSRRHPLEPELTFWQSILRPNQPLPNPKAS; from the coding sequence GTGAGTGCGTCTCGAGTGATGTTCGTGGCTCGGCACTATTGGCCGCTGTGCGCGGGGCGGCATGAAGCCGCCGCGGCGACGTTTGAATTGACCCAGCGGTTGGCGAGCTGGGGCATGCAGGTGGAGGTCGTGACGCCCCGACATGGCAACACTTGGCCCACCGAAATCACGTTGGGCGACGTCAAGGTACATCGTGTGGCGGCAGCCCCTCGTGGCGATTGGTCGACGCAGCGTTACGTCCGGCATTTAGGACACTGGTTGGCTGAGCGAATGCCAGGACTCGACGCGATCGTTTGCGATCAACTTCGGGAGGAATCCCGGGCGGTGGCCACCGCAGTTCAATCGGGGACACCGGACGCGGCCGGCGTGAGAGCCACCGTGGGCGTTGCGATGTGCGGCGGATGGGGCGAGGATTCTGACGAGACCTGGTGCCAGAACACGCGAAGCGGCCGGCGCGTGCTGCAATCTTGCGGTGGGCTGGATGCTGTGGTCACGGACCATGCCAAAACAGATCGGTACTTGGTTTCGCATGGTGTTCCAGCGGAAAAACTTCGCAGGCGTCCGGTCGGTTTTCATCGCCCGGTGATGGTGACGAATGAGCAACGAATGAACGCGAGGAGGAGTTTGCGGGGGATCAATCTCGACCTGACCACCGACAACGATTCACGTGTTCTCCTGTGGTGCGGGCCGATGGCGGGACCGGCGTCCTCCGAAAGTGGTGTGGGAGCTTTGGTCCAGAGTGCAAGGTTTCTCGCTGCCCGAGACCAGGAGTTGAGAATCTGGATGCTAGGTGACGGCCAACTTCGTGATTGGGTGCACGCGGAACTCCGAGCCGAGGGCGTCCGCAGTGTCGTCGCGATTCCGGGATCGTTTTCGGACATGACGGAAATCTGGCGTTCGGTTGACGCAGTCGTGCTGAATGAAGATTCTCAATTGCGGTTCACGTTTCCGGCATCACTGGCGGCGGGGCTTCCCGTGATTGTCGCCGATCATCCTGCGGCGAGGGAATACTTGCAAACACAATTCGACGCTTCCATTTTGGATTCGTTGGCTTGGTATGAGCCGGCCAAGCCGAGTACGCTGCGGAAAGCGTTTCGTTCCGTCTGGGGCGATCTGGAAATGGCCAAGCAACATGCCTTCGAATTGGCTCGCGATCTTTCGCGTCGTCATCCCTTGGAACCGGAGTTGACGTTCTGGCAATCCATCTTGCGTCCCAATCAACCACTGCCCAACCCGAAAGCCTCATGA